Proteins from a single region of Abyssalbus ytuae:
- a CDS encoding choice-of-anchor I family protein → MKLSKLFFLLSITLVVFSCSNNDDKNGGDENPVEINFQHLTTINAGGTTEITAFDPLTNKIFVVNPDDKNILVYNLTNVTTPVEGSSIDVSSVGSPNSVAVSNGKLAVAVEAPVKQNSGSVLVYDTDSQSLQNTYTVGALPDMLTFTPDGTKIIVANEGEPNSLYNNDPKGTVSIIELSTNNVTNLDFDSFNSQTAALAQSGFRVFGPNADLSEDVEPEYVAVSDDSKTAWVSLQENNGIARVNLGTKNIEEIYPLGFKNYNLAGNEIDPSDKDDLTELNTWPVYGMYQPDALEYVNINGTGYVISANEGDAREYIDDKGTDDEEDDEEVYVEEIRVKDVDLDPVNFPAGEDYGASEKLGRLKITTTLGNTDADVEFEELYSFGARSFSIWSATGSLVYDSGNEIAERTLSLTPASFNADDGEADGRSDDKGAEPETVEALIIGNKTILFVGLERNSQVLVYDISNPAAPEFIQILQQPGDEAPEGVLAIAESDSPSGKALLIVTNEDSGTISIYQN, encoded by the coding sequence ATGAAACTATCTAAATTATTTTTCCTTTTATCAATAACACTGGTTGTTTTTTCGTGTAGTAACAATGATGATAAAAATGGAGGGGACGAAAACCCTGTAGAAATCAATTTTCAGCACCTTACCACCATTAATGCCGGGGGCACTACCGAAATTACGGCATTTGACCCTCTGACAAATAAAATTTTTGTTGTAAACCCCGATGATAAAAATATTCTGGTTTACAATTTAACCAATGTAACTACGCCCGTTGAGGGAAGTTCTATAGATGTAAGTTCTGTAGGTTCTCCAAACAGTGTAGCAGTTAGCAACGGTAAATTAGCGGTGGCTGTAGAGGCCCCTGTAAAACAAAACAGCGGAAGTGTTTTAGTATACGATACAGATTCTCAATCATTACAAAATACATATACAGTAGGCGCCCTGCCCGATATGCTTACCTTTACACCCGATGGTACTAAAATTATTGTAGCCAATGAAGGTGAGCCTAATAGTTTGTATAATAACGATCCCAAAGGCACGGTAAGTATAATTGAATTGTCAACAAATAACGTAACTAACCTGGATTTTGATTCTTTTAATTCTCAAACAGCTGCCCTTGCGCAAAGTGGGTTCAGGGTTTTTGGTCCTAATGCCGATTTATCAGAAGACGTAGAGCCGGAATATGTAGCGGTTTCGGACGATTCTAAAACTGCCTGGGTTTCTTTACAGGAAAACAACGGGATAGCAAGAGTAAATCTGGGAACAAAAAATATAGAAGAAATATATCCGCTTGGTTTTAAAAATTACAACCTGGCAGGTAATGAAATTGATCCCAGTGATAAAGATGATCTAACAGAATTAAATACCTGGCCCGTATATGGTATGTACCAGCCTGATGCGTTAGAATATGTAAATATAAACGGTACAGGATATGTTATTTCGGCCAATGAAGGTGACGCGCGTGAATATATAGATGATAAAGGAACAGATGATGAAGAAGATGACGAAGAAGTGTATGTTGAAGAAATACGAGTTAAAGATGTTGATTTGGATCCTGTAAATTTTCCTGCAGGTGAAGATTACGGAGCCAGTGAAAAACTGGGGCGCTTAAAAATTACAACAACTCTCGGTAACACTGATGCCGATGTTGAGTTTGAAGAGTTGTATTCATTCGGAGCCCGTTCATTTTCCATCTGGTCTGCTACAGGAAGTTTGGTCTATGACAGCGGTAATGAAATAGCTGAAAGGACTTTAAGCTTAACCCCTGCATCTTTTAATGCCGATGATGGTGAAGCCGATGGTAGAAGTGATGACAAAGGGGCCGAGCCAGAAACTGTAGAAGCATTGATCATTGGTAATAAAACTATTTTGTTTGTAGGATTGGAAAGAAACAGCCAGGTACTGGTATATGATATAAGCAATCCTGCTGCCCCTGAATTTATACAAATCTTGCAGCAACCGGGAGATGAAGCTCCTGAAGGGGTATTGGCTATTGCTGAAAGTGACAGCCCGTCGGGTAAAGCACTTCTTATTGTAACAAATGAAGATAGTGGTACCATATCAATATATCAAAATTAA
- a CDS encoding lipid-binding SYLF domain-containing protein has translation MKNLKKIGFLLIITLFAINVNAQTKKEQKIIDDAREAKSMLLKEESNIGDFFASSAGYVIFPNVGKGAFIIGAASGNGVVYQKGRVIGMADLKKINVGFQAGGQAIIEAIFFETEKELNDFKEGNFEFSGEASAVILKSGKAVNAQYKDGVAVFALPKAGLMAEAAVGGQKFSYDPL, from the coding sequence ATGAAAAATTTGAAGAAAATTGGTTTTCTGTTGATAATTACATTATTTGCCATCAATGTAAATGCACAGACAAAAAAAGAACAAAAGATAATTGATGATGCCAGGGAAGCAAAATCTATGTTATTAAAAGAAGAATCTAACATAGGTGATTTTTTTGCAAGTTCGGCAGGCTATGTAATATTTCCCAATGTGGGGAAAGGAGCCTTTATAATTGGTGCTGCTTCGGGTAATGGTGTAGTATACCAAAAAGGCCGGGTAATAGGAATGGCCGATTTGAAAAAAATAAACGTTGGTTTTCAGGCCGGTGGCCAGGCTATAATTGAAGCCATATTTTTTGAAACTGAAAAAGAACTGAATGATTTTAAAGAGGGGAATTTTGAGTTTTCAGGAGAAGCATCGGCAGTAATATTAAAATCAGGTAAAGCTGTAAATGCCCAATATAAAGACGGGGTAGCCGTATTTGCACTCCCTAAAGCCGGATTAATGGCTGAGGCAGCAGTAGGAGGTCAGAAATTTTCTTATGATCCACTGTAA
- a CDS encoding BspA family leucine-rich repeat surface protein, producing the protein MKNLNKILVPFVFIVLIFSCSKDDGPATTPPQENKAPEISEQSFNVSEDILDSAIIGTIAATDPEEDELTFSITTNSNDLFEITNEGVLSLATGKNLDFETDESHVITVEVSDGELTATASIIVVVIDKDENTTPVIEAQSFTVAEDITDDAEIGTVEATDETTLTYNITTNSNDLFEITDDGILSLAPGQSLDFETAENHTILVEVSDGQLTATAEITIIVLNINEAPVIEAQSFSVAEDITDDTEIGTVMATYETAITFSIATNSNDLFEITNDGVLSLAPGKSLDFETAQTHTITVEVSDGELTSTAEITINVTDIADTNPDAFITVWQTTTASESITIPTNPDYTYSYNVDWGDGTTSENQTGNANHIYDVAGVYTVSITGNFPAIYFNGEGDREKIESIQQWGIIEWKSMERAFYGCSNLTYTATDRPDLSEVTNMEYMFFQATSFNGDLNNWDVSSVKSMGSMFRNATSFNGNISNWDVSSVVKMYRMFHYATSFNQDLSNWNVSSATNMISMFDNASSFNSDISNWNVSSVINTKHMFNDASSFNSDIGNWDVSSVTDMSSMFRNASSFNQDLSSWNTGLVTDMQSMFTGATSFNSDISNWDLSLVTNLGHMFADASSFNGNISNWNVSSVSYTYGMFRNATSFNVDISSWDVSSVTNMYRMFYGATSFNQDLSNWDISLVSDMENMFDDSNLSIENYDATLKGWSELSTAPNDIELGVANLAYCDDGEAARTVLEAKGWTFAGDSKSADCP; encoded by the coding sequence ATGAAAAACTTAAACAAAATTTTAGTTCCTTTTGTTTTTATTGTACTTATTTTCTCATGTTCAAAAGATGATGGCCCTGCTACTACACCACCTCAAGAAAATAAAGCACCGGAAATTAGCGAACAATCTTTTAATGTGTCAGAAGATATTTTAGATAGTGCAATAATAGGAACAATAGCTGCTACCGACCCTGAAGAAGATGAACTGACTTTTAGTATTACAACCAATAGTAATGATTTGTTTGAAATTACCAATGAAGGTGTTTTAAGTTTGGCAACCGGTAAAAACCTTGATTTTGAAACCGATGAAAGTCATGTTATTACGGTAGAAGTGTCTGATGGAGAATTAACCGCAACTGCAAGTATAATTGTGGTTGTAATAGATAAAGATGAAAATACTACTCCGGTAATAGAAGCGCAAAGTTTTACAGTAGCTGAAGATATTACAGATGATGCAGAAATAGGCACAGTAGAAGCTACAGATGAAACTACCCTTACATATAACATTACTACTAATAGCAATGATTTATTTGAAATTACTGATGATGGTATTTTAAGCTTAGCCCCAGGACAAAGCTTAGATTTTGAAACTGCAGAAAACCACACAATATTAGTAGAAGTATCTGATGGGCAACTTACTGCAACCGCTGAAATTACTATTATAGTTCTAAATATAAATGAAGCTCCTGTAATAGAAGCACAGAGTTTTTCAGTAGCTGAAGATATTACAGATGATACAGAAATAGGTACAGTTATGGCTACATATGAAACAGCTATTACCTTTAGCATTGCTACCAATAGTAATGATTTATTTGAAATTACTAATGACGGGGTTTTGAGTTTAGCCCCAGGTAAAAGTTTGGATTTTGAAACAGCACAAACTCATACTATTACAGTGGAAGTTTCTGATGGAGAATTAACATCAACGGCAGAAATAACCATTAATGTTACAGATATCGCAGATACTAACCCTGATGCATTTATTACTGTATGGCAAACCACAACAGCATCAGAATCCATTACCATACCTACAAACCCAGACTACACCTATAGTTATAATGTAGATTGGGGAGATGGCACTACAAGTGAAAACCAAACAGGAAATGCTAATCATATCTATGATGTTGCCGGAGTATATACTGTAAGTATTACAGGAAACTTTCCTGCAATATATTTTAACGGTGAAGGAGATAGAGAAAAAATAGAATCCATACAACAATGGGGTATTATTGAATGGAAGTCTATGGAAAGAGCATTTTATGGATGTTCTAATCTTACATATACAGCAACAGATAGGCCAGATTTAAGTGAGGTTACTAATATGGAGTATATGTTTTTTCAAGCAACCTCTTTTAATGGAGATTTAAATAATTGGGACGTAAGTTCGGTAAAAAGTATGGGCTCTATGTTTCGTAATGCTACTTCTTTTAATGGTAATATTAGTAATTGGGATGTGAGTTCAGTAGTAAAGATGTATCGTATGTTTCACTATGCCACTTCTTTTAATCAAGATTTAAGTAATTGGAATGTAAGTTCAGCAACGAATATGATAAGTATGTTTGACAATGCCAGTTCTTTTAATAGTGATATTAGTAATTGGAATGTGAGTTCGGTAATAAACACAAAACATATGTTTAATGATGCTAGTTCTTTTAATAGTGACATTGGTAATTGGGATGTAAGTTCAGTAACAGATATGAGTTCTATGTTTCGCAATGCCAGCTCTTTTAATCAAGATTTAAGTAGTTGGAATACTGGTTTAGTTACTGACATGCAAAGTATGTTTACTGGTGCCACTTCTTTTAATAGTGACATTAGCAATTGGGATCTAAGCTTAGTAACAAATTTAGGGCATATGTTTGCCGATGCTAGTTCTTTTAATGGTAATATTAGTAATTGGAATGTAAGCTCTGTATCATATACGTATGGGATGTTTCGCAATGCCACTTCTTTTAACGTAGATATTAGTAGTTGGGATGTAAGTTCAGTAACAAATATGTATCGTATGTTTTACGGAGCCACTTCTTTTAACCAAGATTTAAGTAATTGGGATATAAGTCTAGTAAGTGATATGGAAAATATGTTTGATGATAGTAATCTTTCAATTGAAAATTATGATGCTACCTTAAAAGGATGGTCTGAGTTAAGTACAGCGCCCAATGATATAGAGTTAGGAGTTGCAAACCTTGCGTATTGTGATGATGGTGAGGCGGCAAGAACAGTACTGGAAGCAAAAGGATGGACATTTGCAGGAGATTCTAAAAGTGCAGATTGTCCATAG
- the era gene encoding GTPase Era — MKKHKAGFVNIIGNPNVGKSTLMNAFVGEKLSIITSKAQTTRHRIFGIVNGDDFQVIISDTPGIIKPAYELQESMMEFVKSALDDADILLYMVEIGEKSLKDEDFLKKITSGKIPVLLLLNKIDKSSQEELEEQVEFWKEKVPNAEIYPISALNNFNIVEVFNRIVELLPESPPFYPKDQLTDKPERFFVNETIREKILLNYKKEIPYAVEVETEEFVESDHIIRIRSVIMVERDTQKGIIIGHKGSALKKVGMAAREDLEKFFGKQIHIELYVKVNKNWRSNQRQLKRFGYNQN; from the coding sequence ATGAAAAAGCATAAAGCAGGATTTGTAAACATTATAGGCAACCCCAACGTGGGTAAGTCTACCCTTATGAATGCCTTTGTTGGCGAAAAATTATCAATAATTACCTCAAAAGCACAAACAACCCGGCATAGAATTTTCGGGATTGTAAATGGTGATGATTTTCAGGTAATTATTTCGGATACTCCCGGTATTATCAAACCGGCTTATGAATTGCAGGAGTCTATGATGGAGTTTGTAAAATCTGCTTTAGATGATGCCGATATTCTTCTTTATATGGTAGAAATAGGGGAGAAGTCATTAAAAGATGAAGATTTTTTAAAAAAAATAACCTCCGGTAAAATACCTGTATTACTCTTATTAAATAAAATAGATAAATCCAGCCAGGAAGAACTGGAGGAACAGGTAGAATTCTGGAAGGAAAAAGTGCCCAATGCAGAAATATACCCTATTTCTGCCTTAAACAATTTTAATATAGTTGAAGTTTTTAACCGTATTGTGGAATTGTTGCCCGAATCCCCTCCTTTTTACCCCAAGGACCAGTTAACTGATAAACCCGAACGTTTTTTTGTGAATGAAACCATAAGGGAAAAAATTCTACTTAATTATAAAAAAGAAATTCCTTATGCGGTTGAGGTAGAAACCGAAGAATTTGTAGAATCTGATCATATTATAAGAATCCGTTCCGTAATAATGGTAGAGAGAGATACCCAAAAAGGAATTATAATAGGGCATAAGGGCAGTGCTTTAAAAAAAGTAGGCATGGCAGCCCGTGAAGACCTGGAAAAATTTTTCGGGAAACAAATTCATATTGAACTTTACGTAAAAGTAAATAAAAACTGGCGTAGCAATCAGCGGCAGTTAAAGCGTTTTGGGTATAATCAAAACTGA
- a CDS encoding alanine/glycine:cation symporter family protein encodes MESITRFIGQITSVTEWIMLFLIIGGGTFLVFYSGFRPYKYFRHSLKVVAGKYDKKDDSGNVSHFQALSSVIAATVGLGNISGVAIAIYHGGPGVVFWMWVTAIVGSCIKFYSCGLAILYRDKDKNGNILGGPMYYMKLGIKKYGKPLAVFFSMAALIGVLPAFTANQLTQSVMEVINPDQYYAIGTISWKIIIGVILIIITSLVIFGGLKSIVKASTAIVPFMVLLYMLVALFILVNNLSEVIPSFKLIFSQAFNFNTAAQGGLWGLILLGVRRAVFSNESGLGNAPMYHGQSKTNEPVQEGLVAMLGPFIDTILVCTITAIIIIISGVYVEKSSNGILLTLAAFEKLLYGFGDEILMVMVISFGISTLLTYSYYGTKSLTFLTGEKTGQYYNLIYIMSIIFAAVATVDLVVGLIDLAFALMSIPNMIAVLWLSPKMNVAMNNYFKRINEKA; translated from the coding sequence ATGGAAAGTATTACCCGTTTTATTGGCCAAATTACCTCAGTTACCGAATGGATAATGCTTTTTCTCATAATTGGCGGAGGCACCTTTTTAGTTTTTTATTCCGGGTTCAGGCCGTATAAATATTTTCGGCATTCTCTTAAAGTTGTAGCAGGGAAGTATGATAAAAAAGATGATTCGGGAAATGTGAGTCACTTTCAGGCTTTATCATCGGTAATAGCTGCTACGGTAGGCCTGGGTAATATTTCGGGGGTGGCTATTGCTATTTATCACGGAGGGCCGGGAGTAGTGTTCTGGATGTGGGTTACGGCCATTGTGGGTTCATGTATTAAATTCTATTCCTGCGGATTGGCCATATTATACAGAGATAAGGATAAAAATGGAAATATACTGGGAGGGCCTATGTATTATATGAAGCTGGGAATAAAAAAATATGGGAAGCCGCTGGCAGTATTTTTCAGTATGGCTGCATTAATCGGAGTTTTACCTGCATTTACCGCAAATCAGTTAACCCAATCGGTTATGGAAGTGATAAATCCGGATCAATATTATGCCATAGGAACCATAAGTTGGAAAATAATCATAGGTGTTATATTAATTATTATCACTTCCCTGGTAATTTTCGGAGGATTAAAAAGTATTGTAAAAGCCTCAACTGCCATTGTGCCTTTTATGGTATTACTTTATATGTTGGTAGCCCTTTTTATTCTGGTAAACAACCTGTCCGAAGTAATCCCGTCATTTAAGTTAATATTTTCTCAGGCGTTTAACTTTAATACGGCTGCGCAGGGTGGTTTATGGGGATTAATTTTACTGGGAGTAAGGCGGGCTGTTTTTTCTAATGAATCAGGATTGGGGAATGCGCCTATGTATCACGGACAATCTAAAACCAACGAACCTGTGCAGGAAGGGCTTGTAGCAATGCTGGGGCCTTTTATTGACACTATTCTGGTATGTACCATTACCGCAATTATAATTATTATAAGTGGGGTGTATGTAGAAAAAAGCAGTAATGGAATTTTACTCACCCTGGCAGCTTTTGAAAAATTGCTATATGGCTTTGGAGATGAAATTTTAATGGTAATGGTTATATCTTTTGGAATATCTACCTTATTAACCTATTCATATTACGGAACAAAAAGCCTCACCTTTCTTACCGGAGAAAAAACAGGGCAATATTACAACCTCATATACATTATGAGCATTATCTTTGCAGCAGTAGCTACAGTAGATTTAGTGGTAGGACTAATTGACCTTGCATTTGCATTAATGAGTATTCCTAATATGATAGCAGTCTTATGGTTATCTCCTAAAATGAATGTAGCAATGAATAACTATTTTAAGAGAATAAATGAAAAAGCATAA
- a CDS encoding tyrosine-type recombinase/integrase: MIYKKGMNRIKDLKERKKYATELCEALYQLLQEGFNPFLEDGLPITEQNPEHFTLKDALLYAFENKKHEYKERTAYDFKNRIDNFLLWARDNGLTDLSVREFKKIHAARFLNKLAVTSSGKTVNNYRAALSAMMAKLAGEDIIDRNFITDIPKRKENPNKNRPFTAEEIKKVKGYLMEHDPYLFTFMRFIAFAFMRNTEVIRMRVGDVYLKEGVIRVETKTEKQAVIPIIEPLRPVIEQMRLETFPPDHFIFTPQMQPGPWDIKERDKVTFFGKRFTPVKKTLGLHKDHTIYSLRHTFAVDIYNNLLKNGHNEREAILKMLPITRHTNETGLKNYLRKVAAFIPKDYSNLYTIDF; this comes from the coding sequence GTGATCTATAAAAAGGGTATGAACCGGATCAAGGACCTGAAAGAGCGTAAAAAATATGCTACGGAACTTTGTGAGGCACTTTACCAGTTACTGCAGGAAGGTTTTAACCCTTTTTTAGAGGATGGCCTGCCCATTACCGAACAAAACCCGGAACATTTTACCTTGAAGGATGCTTTACTGTATGCCTTTGAGAACAAAAAACACGAGTATAAAGAACGTACGGCTTACGATTTTAAAAACAGGATCGATAATTTTCTATTATGGGCCCGTGATAACGGGCTTACCGATCTGAGCGTTAGAGAATTCAAAAAAATACATGCGGCCAGGTTCCTTAACAAGCTGGCAGTGACTTCGAGCGGGAAAACGGTCAACAATTACCGGGCTGCCCTTTCTGCTATGATGGCCAAACTGGCCGGCGAGGATATTATTGACCGTAATTTTATTACAGACATCCCAAAAAGGAAGGAGAACCCGAACAAAAACAGGCCGTTCACTGCGGAAGAAATAAAAAAGGTAAAAGGGTACCTTATGGAACACGACCCGTACCTGTTCACTTTTATGCGGTTCATTGCCTTTGCCTTTATGCGCAATACGGAAGTGATCCGGATGCGTGTTGGGGATGTGTACCTTAAAGAAGGAGTAATCCGGGTGGAGACAAAAACAGAAAAACAGGCAGTTATCCCGATCATTGAACCGTTAAGGCCTGTCATTGAACAAATGCGACTTGAAACCTTCCCTCCTGATCATTTTATTTTCACCCCTCAGATGCAACCGGGGCCATGGGACATAAAAGAAAGAGATAAGGTTACTTTTTTTGGCAAACGCTTTACACCGGTAAAAAAAACCCTCGGCCTGCATAAGGACCATACTATATACAGCCTTCGCCATACCTTTGCCGTAGATATTTACAATAACCTGCTAAAGAATGGCCACAATGAACGGGAAGCTATTTTAAAGATGCTACCCATTACGCGGCATACCAACGAAACAGGGCTTAAAAACTATTTAAGGAAAGTAGCGGCCTTTATCCCGAAAGATTACAGTAACCTGTACACGATCGATTTTTAG
- a CDS encoding phosphoadenosine phosphosulfate reductase family protein, with the protein MKILVPLSGGKDSQASLLWAIEKFGVENVTAVFCDTRWEHKITYDHINYLIKKSGVNFVDLVSKKYPGGMLQLAEKKKRFPSSKAKFCTTELKVIPMIDYILSLQDNVIVIQGIRADESESRSKMEMNCTFFKYYFQPYQTNSMIIEQYSSKEHLSKNQRDKLLKAETRLLEGYEDAKYHTYRKKDVCLFREKFADDILRPFIDSTGNDVIHYSLNKGYKINPLYYLGFSRVGCLPCINCKISEIDLIITNFPEIIEDLKEAEQKINSTFFAPDKIPFKYRSKIPGVSKKVATIDDIVRYRNEKNATGDLFEQDKEYNSCKSVYAICE; encoded by the coding sequence ATGAAAATATTAGTTCCGCTATCCGGAGGGAAGGACAGCCAGGCATCTCTATTATGGGCCATTGAAAAATTCGGGGTAGAAAATGTTACAGCTGTTTTTTGTGATACCCGTTGGGAGCATAAAATCACTTATGACCATATTAATTACCTTATAAAAAAATCAGGGGTTAATTTTGTTGATCTGGTTTCAAAAAAATATCCCGGAGGCATGCTGCAACTCGCTGAGAAAAAGAAAAGGTTTCCATCTTCAAAGGCAAAATTTTGCACTACCGAATTAAAAGTTATCCCCATGATCGATTATATACTATCCCTGCAGGATAATGTAATTGTAATACAGGGAATCAGGGCTGATGAGAGTGAAAGCCGTTCAAAAATGGAAATGAACTGTACTTTTTTTAAGTATTATTTTCAACCCTACCAAACTAATTCGATGATCATTGAGCAATATAGTTCCAAAGAACATTTATCCAAAAACCAACGGGATAAACTTTTAAAAGCAGAAACAAGGCTTTTGGAAGGCTATGAGGATGCCAAATACCATACCTACCGGAAGAAAGATGTTTGTTTGTTCCGTGAAAAATTTGCAGATGATATTCTAAGGCCATTTATTGACAGTACCGGTAACGATGTAATTCATTACAGCCTGAATAAGGGATATAAAATAAACCCATTATATTATTTAGGTTTTTCACGAGTAGGCTGTTTGCCGTGTATCAACTGTAAAATTTCTGAGATTGACCTAATTATAACCAACTTCCCTGAAATCATAGAGGATTTGAAAGAAGCTGAACAAAAAATTAACAGCACATTTTTTGCCCCGGATAAAATCCCGTTTAAATACAGGAGTAAAATACCCGGTGTATCTAAAAAGGTAGCTACAATAGATGATATTGTCCGTTACAGGAATGAAAAAAACGCAACCGGTGATTTGTTTGAACAGGACAAAGAATATAATAGCTGTAAATCGGTGTATGCTATCTGTGAATAG